The following coding sequences are from one Mycobacteriales bacterium window:
- a CDS encoding MFS transporter, giving the protein MTTNVETGAHEAPAGRTRWTRLIPIAIVVYIISFMDRTNIGFAFDGIGKDLHVSAGAEGLAGGIFFIGYLVMQLPGGHLAEHWSAKKFVGIMILVWGVFAVLSGLVQDYTQLLIVRFMLGVAEGGIWPAILVLISHWFPARERARAYAFWIMNIAISSIITAPLSGWILSFSDWRMLFVVEGIFPFLIAAPLWFWFAADRPSDAAWCSREERDYIETSLAADNAGQPANAGYRQILRSSVVWKLVGVYFLIQIGFYGLNLWLPHEVEQVTGGGSVAVGFLTAVPYVFAIVGLWINGRAADRNGRYRLHVFVSMVVGSVALVLSVGVGNIAAVSILFLSFAMMGALAYDGPFWASASRAVPVALAGGAMGLINALGNLGGFAGPYLGGWLQDRTGGSFFATSLVLAVALFLAGLVMIWVGRRGDRDGGVVAVDTREGAKAGTN; this is encoded by the coding sequence ATGACGACCAACGTCGAGACCGGTGCCCACGAAGCGCCAGCGGGGCGCACGAGATGGACGCGACTGATCCCGATCGCCATCGTCGTCTACATCATCTCCTTCATGGACCGGACGAACATCGGCTTCGCGTTCGACGGGATCGGGAAGGATCTCCACGTCTCCGCCGGAGCCGAGGGACTCGCGGGCGGAATCTTCTTCATCGGTTATCTCGTCATGCAGTTGCCCGGCGGACACTTGGCCGAGCACTGGTCGGCGAAGAAGTTCGTCGGCATCATGATCCTGGTCTGGGGCGTCTTCGCCGTTCTTTCCGGCCTGGTGCAGGACTACACACAGTTGCTCATCGTCAGATTCATGCTCGGTGTCGCCGAGGGCGGTATCTGGCCGGCGATCCTCGTGCTGATCAGCCACTGGTTCCCGGCCCGGGAGCGGGCCCGGGCGTACGCATTCTGGATCATGAACATCGCCATCTCGTCGATCATCACCGCGCCGCTGTCCGGCTGGATTCTGTCCTTCAGCGACTGGCGCATGCTGTTCGTCGTCGAGGGGATCTTCCCGTTCCTGATCGCGGCGCCGCTGTGGTTCTGGTTCGCTGCGGACCGGCCGAGTGACGCCGCCTGGTGCAGCCGGGAGGAGCGGGACTACATCGAGACGTCGCTGGCCGCGGACAACGCCGGCCAGCCGGCCAACGCCGGTTATCGGCAGATCCTGCGCAGCAGCGTCGTGTGGAAACTGGTCGGCGTGTATTTCCTGATCCAGATCGGCTTCTACGGCCTCAATCTCTGGCTGCCGCACGAGGTGGAGCAGGTCACCGGGGGCGGATCTGTGGCGGTCGGGTTCCTGACCGCGGTGCCGTACGTCTTCGCGATCGTGGGTCTGTGGATCAACGGCCGCGCCGCGGACCGGAACGGTCGTTACCGCCTGCACGTGTTCGTGTCGATGGTGGTCGGCTCGGTCGCGCTCGTCCTGTCGGTCGGCGTCGGCAACATCGCCGCTGTGTCGATCCTGTTCCTGAGCTTCGCCATGATGGGAGCCTTGGCCTACGACGGCCCGTTCTGGGCCAGCGCGTCCCGCGCCGTACCGGTCGCTCTCGCCGGTGGCGCCATGGGTCTGATCAACGCGCTGGGTAACCTCGGCGGCTTTGCCGGCCCGTATCTCGGTGGCTGGCTGCAGGATCGGACCGGCGGCAGTTTCTTCGCCACGTCCCTCGTGCTCGCCGTCGCCCTGTTCCTCGCCGGCCTGGTGATGATCTGGGTGGGTCGCCGCGGCGACCGGGACGGTGGCGTCGTCGCCGTCGACACCCGCGAGGGTGCGAAGGCGGGAACCAACTAG